The following proteins come from a genomic window of Populus nigra chromosome 6, ddPopNigr1.1, whole genome shotgun sequence:
- the LOC133695804 gene encoding uncharacterized protein LOC133695804, with the protein MSKTCKGLALELVKCLSESDCIKIENRPYKECAGEKSPSIPSECVGLRETYFNCKRGQVDMRARIRGNKGY; encoded by the exons ATGTCAAAGACTTGCAAGGGGCTTGCACTGGAACTGGTCAAGTGTCTCAGTGAATCCGATTGCATCAAG ATTGAGAATCGACCATATAAAGAATGCGCAGGAGAGAAGAGCCCTTCAATACCAAGTGAGTGTGTGGGACTTAGAGAAACTTATTTCAATTGCAAAAGAGGCCAG GTGGACATGAGAGCTAGAATTCGAGGAAACAAAGGTTATTAA
- the LOC133695802 gene encoding ACT domain-containing protein ACR11-like isoform X1 → MAVSLAFANLAFQFNNVKVVENPLCFGLAPTQLPYLCKERRRLPSSRTIIIPGASSAPTIEDGSQNDTNAIPTPKVIIDQDADPDATVVEVTFGDRLGALLDTMNALKNLGLNVVKANVFLDSSGKHNTFSITKASTGRKVDDPELLEAIRLTIINNLLQYHPESSSQLAMGIAFGVEPPKQVDVDIATRVKVKEDSPDRSVQRVKQQLLKGRLYFCGSLLFVEAADRPGLLVDLVKAVTDINIAVESGEFDTEGLLAKAKFHVSYKGKAISKPLQLVLANSLRYFLRRPSTEEASF, encoded by the exons ATGGCTGTGTCCTTGGCTTTTGCCAATCTTGCATTTCAGTTTAATAATGTTAAAGTTGTTGAAAATCCCTTGTGTTTTGGCTTGGCTCCTACACAACTTCCTTATTTATGCAAGGAAAGAAGAAG ATTGCCATCTTCCAGGACAATAATCATTCCAGGAGCTTCATCGGCTCCAACCATTGAG GATGGAAGTCAAAATGACACTAATGCAATTCCAACTCCCAAAGTTATAATTGACCAAGACGCAGATCCAGATGCGACCGTGGTGGAGGTAACCTTCGGAGATCGCCTTGGTGCTCTTCTGGATACG ATGAACGCGCTTAAAAACCTAGGGCTGAATGTTGTTAAGGCTAATGtctttttggattcttctgggAAGCACAACACATTTTCCATCACTAAAGC TAGTACTGGTCGAAAAGTTGATGACCCAGAACTGCTTGAGGCCATTCGTTTGACAATCATAAACAATTTGCTTCAGTATCACCCG GAATCAAGTTCTCAGTTAGCAATGGGGATTGCCTTTGGAGTAGAGCCACCGAAACAG GTTGATGTGGATATAGCAACGCGTGTAAAAGTCAAAGAAGATAGTCCTGACCGAAG TGTTCAGCGTGTGAAACAGCAATTGCTAAAGGGTCGACTGTATTTCTGTGGCAGCTTGCTTTTTGTGGAGGCAGCTGATCGCCCAGGATTGTTGGTGGATCTTGTAAAGGCTGTCACTGACATTAATATTGCTGTTGAATCAGGAGAATTTGACACTGAG GGGTTGTTGGCCAAGGCAAAATTTCATGTCAGCTACAAGGGTAAAGCCATCAGCAAGCCTCTTCAACTG GTTCTTGCTAACAGTTTGCGATATTTCTTGAGGCGACCATCGACCGAGGAGGCAAGTTTTTGA
- the LOC133695802 gene encoding ACT domain-containing protein ACR11-like isoform X2, with translation MAVSLAFANLAFQFNNVKVVENPLCFGLAPTQLPYLCKERRRLPSSRTIIIPGASSAPTIEDGSQNDTNAIPTPKVIIDQDADPDATVVEVTFGDRLGALLDTMNALKNLGLNVVKANVFLDSSGKHNTFSITKASTGRKVDDPELLEAIRLTIINNLLQYHPESSSQLAMGIAFGVEPPKQVDVDIATRVKVKEDSPDRSLLFVEAADRPGLLVDLVKAVTDINIAVESGEFDTEGLLAKAKFHVSYKGKAISKPLQLVLANSLRYFLRRPSTEEASF, from the exons ATGGCTGTGTCCTTGGCTTTTGCCAATCTTGCATTTCAGTTTAATAATGTTAAAGTTGTTGAAAATCCCTTGTGTTTTGGCTTGGCTCCTACACAACTTCCTTATTTATGCAAGGAAAGAAGAAG ATTGCCATCTTCCAGGACAATAATCATTCCAGGAGCTTCATCGGCTCCAACCATTGAG GATGGAAGTCAAAATGACACTAATGCAATTCCAACTCCCAAAGTTATAATTGACCAAGACGCAGATCCAGATGCGACCGTGGTGGAGGTAACCTTCGGAGATCGCCTTGGTGCTCTTCTGGATACG ATGAACGCGCTTAAAAACCTAGGGCTGAATGTTGTTAAGGCTAATGtctttttggattcttctgggAAGCACAACACATTTTCCATCACTAAAGC TAGTACTGGTCGAAAAGTTGATGACCCAGAACTGCTTGAGGCCATTCGTTTGACAATCATAAACAATTTGCTTCAGTATCACCCG GAATCAAGTTCTCAGTTAGCAATGGGGATTGCCTTTGGAGTAGAGCCACCGAAACAG GTTGATGTGGATATAGCAACGCGTGTAAAAGTCAAAGAAGATAGTCCTGACCGAAG CTTGCTTTTTGTGGAGGCAGCTGATCGCCCAGGATTGTTGGTGGATCTTGTAAAGGCTGTCACTGACATTAATATTGCTGTTGAATCAGGAGAATTTGACACTGAG GGGTTGTTGGCCAAGGCAAAATTTCATGTCAGCTACAAGGGTAAAGCCATCAGCAAGCCTCTTCAACTG GTTCTTGCTAACAGTTTGCGATATTTCTTGAGGCGACCATCGACCGAGGAGGCAAGTTTTTGA